Proteins from a single region of Flavobacterium sp. YJ01:
- a CDS encoding D-glycerate dehydrogenase → MNVFINKNIPEAGLRLLQEKGINLTINPTENILSRKEFIEICQKNDILLSVGTNNLDEDFFQQCPNLKGIALFSVGFDSVNIPSANSRKIPVGNTPDVLSRATSDVAFLLMQSVARKSFFNHKRILNNDWGSFDPLANLGQELYGKTLGVFGLGRIGFEMAQKCKAAFGMKIIYHNRSHNENAEKELDAKLVDFETLLSESDVLSLHSNYSEENNEIFNKNAFAKMKPNSIFINTARGKFHNEDDLFNALTNNIIWGAGLDVTNPEPMKQDNPLLSLPNCCVLPHIGSATYEARNGMAVCAAQNVIAVIEGKKMPFCVNEEVYS, encoded by the coding sequence TTATCTAGAAAAGAATTTATAGAAATCTGCCAGAAAAATGATATTCTTTTGAGTGTTGGAACCAACAATTTGGATGAAGATTTTTTTCAGCAATGCCCTAATTTAAAAGGCATCGCTTTGTTTTCTGTTGGATTTGATTCAGTCAATATTCCGTCAGCAAATAGCAGAAAAATTCCTGTTGGAAATACGCCTGATGTTTTAAGCAGAGCTACTTCTGATGTCGCTTTTCTTTTGATGCAGAGCGTTGCGAGAAAATCATTTTTCAATCATAAAAGAATTTTAAACAACGATTGGGGAAGTTTTGATCCATTAGCCAATTTAGGACAGGAACTTTATGGCAAGACATTAGGTGTTTTTGGCTTAGGAAGAATTGGTTTTGAAATGGCTCAAAAATGTAAAGCAGCATTTGGGATGAAAATTATTTACCATAATCGCTCTCATAATGAAAATGCCGAAAAAGAATTGGATGCCAAATTGGTAGATTTTGAAACTTTACTTTCAGAAAGTGATGTTTTGAGCCTTCATTCTAATTACAGCGAAGAAAACAATGAGATTTTCAATAAAAATGCTTTTGCCAAAATGAAACCGAATTCAATTTTCATCAATACAGCAAGAGGAAAATTTCATAATGAAGATGATTTATTTAACGCATTAACTAATAATATAATTTGGGGCGCGGGACTTGATGTTACCAACCCAGAACCAATGAAACAAGATAATCCGTTATTGTCGCTTCCCAATTGTTGTGTTTTACCACACATTGGTTCAGCAACATACGAAGCCAGAAACGGAATGGCAGTCTGTGCAGCACAAAATGTAATTGCTGTTATTGAAGGTAAGAAAATGCCGTTTTGTGTTAATGAAGAGGTTTATTCTTAA
- a CDS encoding urocanate hydratase, producing MTFKEQIQQGIPNILPPKQAYDPAINHAPKRKEILSAEEKKLALKNALRYFDPKHHAELIPEFSEELETYGRIYMYRLRPNYKMYARPIDEYPGKSLQAKSIMHMIQNNLDYAVAQHPHELITYGGNGAVFQNWAQYLLTMQYLSEMTDEQTLTMYSGHPMGLFPSHKEAPRVVVTNGMVIPNYSKPDDWEKMNALGVSQYGQMTAGSYMYIGPQGIVHGTTITVLNGFRKIKQNPEGSLFVTSGLGGMSGAQPKAGNIAGCITVCAEVNPKITKIRHEQGWINEVVTSTDELVARVALAKANKETVSIAYLGNVVDVWERFDQENIKIDLGSDQTSLHNPWAGGYYPVGISFEEANDLMANNPELFKEKVQETLRRHADAINKHTAKGTYFFDYGNAFLLEASRAGADVMAQNNIDFKYPSYVQDIMGPMCFDYGFGPFRWVCTSGKPEDLQKTDAIACEVLEKMAETAPDEIQQQMQDNIKWIKGAQENKLVVGSQARILYADAEGRIKIAEAFNQAIAKGEIGAVVLGRDHHDVSGTDSPYRETSNIYDGSRFTADMAIHNVIGDSFRGATWVSIHNGGGVGWGEVINGGFGMVLDGSKEASKRLASMLFWDVNNGISRRSWARNDGAVFAIKRAMEVEPLLKVTLPNFVDEGLL from the coding sequence ATGACTTTTAAAGAACAAATACAACAAGGAATTCCAAATATATTACCTCCAAAGCAAGCATACGATCCAGCTATTAATCATGCGCCAAAACGAAAAGAAATTCTTTCGGCTGAAGAGAAAAAACTGGCGCTAAAAAATGCTTTGCGTTATTTTGATCCAAAACATCACGCCGAATTAATTCCTGAATTTTCAGAAGAATTAGAAACTTACGGACGTATTTATATGTACCGTCTTCGTCCTAATTACAAAATGTATGCGCGTCCAATTGATGAATATCCAGGAAAATCATTGCAAGCAAAATCGATTATGCATATGATTCAGAACAACTTGGATTATGCCGTAGCGCAACATCCGCATGAATTGATTACTTATGGCGGAAATGGAGCCGTTTTTCAAAACTGGGCACAATATTTATTGACGATGCAATATTTGTCTGAAATGACAGATGAACAGACTTTGACAATGTATTCCGGACATCCGATGGGATTATTTCCTTCGCATAAAGAAGCGCCAAGAGTTGTGGTTACAAACGGAATGGTAATCCCAAATTATTCAAAACCTGACGATTGGGAAAAAATGAATGCTTTAGGCGTTTCGCAATACGGACAAATGACAGCGGGAAGTTATATGTATATTGGCCCACAGGGAATTGTGCACGGAACTACGATTACGGTTTTAAATGGTTTCAGAAAAATAAAACAGAATCCAGAAGGAAGTTTATTTGTAACTTCTGGTCTAGGCGGAATGTCGGGCGCACAACCAAAAGCAGGAAACATTGCGGGTTGTATTACGGTCTGCGCCGAAGTAAATCCAAAAATTACTAAAATCCGTCACGAACAAGGTTGGATTAATGAAGTTGTAACTTCTACAGACGAACTTGTTGCCCGAGTAGCTTTAGCGAAAGCCAATAAAGAAACGGTTTCAATTGCTTATTTAGGAAATGTTGTGGACGTTTGGGAACGTTTCGATCAGGAAAACATCAAAATTGATTTAGGTTCCGATCAGACTTCGCTTCATAATCCGTGGGCTGGAGGTTATTATCCAGTTGGAATTTCGTTTGAAGAAGCAAATGATTTGATGGCAAATAATCCGGAATTATTCAAAGAAAAAGTTCAGGAAACGTTGCGTCGTCATGCAGATGCTATTAACAAACACACCGCAAAAGGAACTTACTTTTTCGATTACGGAAATGCCTTTTTATTAGAAGCTTCACGCGCAGGTGCTGATGTTATGGCTCAAAATAATATCGATTTTAAATATCCTAGTTACGTTCAAGATATTATGGGACCAATGTGTTTTGATTACGGATTTGGGCCTTTCCGTTGGGTTTGTACTTCAGGAAAACCAGAAGATTTACAAAAAACCGATGCTATTGCCTGCGAAGTTTTAGAAAAAATGGCCGAAACTGCTCCAGATGAAATTCAGCAGCAAATGCAGGATAATATCAAATGGATTAAAGGCGCGCAAGAAAACAAATTGGTTGTAGGCTCTCAAGCTCGTATTTTATATGCCGATGCCGAAGGAAGAATTAAAATTGCAGAAGCTTTTAATCAGGCAATTGCAAAAGGCGAAATTGGCGCTGTTGTTTTAGGACGCGATCATCATGACGTTTCAGGAACAGACTCGCCTTATAGAGAAACTTCAAATATTTACGACGGCTCTCGTTTTACAGCAGATATGGCGATCCATAATGTAATTGGAGACAGTTTTAGAGGAGCGACTTGGGTATCAATCCATAACGGCGGCGGAGTTGGCTGGGGAGAGGTTATAAACGGCGGATTTGGTATGGTTCTTGATGGTTCTAAAGAAGCTTCAAAACGTTTAGCGTCAATGCTTTTCTGGGATGTTAATAACGGAATTTCTAGACGAAGCTGGGCTCGAAATGACGGTGCTGTTTTTGCGATAAAAAGAGCCATGGAAGTTGAGCCTTTACTTAAAGTTACTTTGCCTAATTTTGTAGATGAAGGTTTGCTTTAG
- a CDS encoding DUF4136 domain-containing protein: MKTFKLVPILLLLILSSCSSVTVYSDYDKTVDFAPYKTYAFFKPGIDKVEISDLDKRRILHAIDAEMQAKGLTKSENPDLLVNIFTKSREQVNVNQFSAGWGYGWGWGWNPWMMYGGNQTTVSTSTEGTLYIDLIDAKKKEMIWQGEGQGTLTRNIDKKDQKIAEFVNKILAQYPPVKK, from the coding sequence ATGAAAACATTCAAATTAGTTCCGATTTTACTGCTTTTGATTCTTTCTTCATGCAGCAGTGTTACTGTATATTCTGATTACGACAAAACTGTCGATTTTGCGCCTTATAAGACTTATGCTTTCTTTAAGCCCGGAATTGATAAAGTAGAGATTTCTGATTTGGATAAAAGACGTATTCTACATGCCATCGATGCTGAAATGCAAGCTAAAGGTCTTACCAAAAGTGAAAATCCTGATTTATTGGTAAATATTTTTACTAAATCTAGAGAACAAGTAAATGTAAACCAATTTAGTGCTGGCTGGGGTTACGGTTGGGGTTGGGGCTGGAATCCGTGGATGATGTACGGAGGAAACCAAACAACTGTTTCAACTTCTACAGAAGGCACTTTATACATCGATTTGATAGATGCTAAAAAGAAAGAAATGATCTGGCAAGGTGAAGGTCAAGGTACTTTAACTAGAAACATAGATAAAAAAGATCAAAAAATTGCTGAGTTTGTAAACAAAATTTTAGCTCAATATCCGCCTGTAAAAAAATAA
- the ilvA gene encoding threonine ammonia-lyase IlvA yields MNLFNEVLNAKKQLEDVVAATPLTQNLNLSDEFESTILLKREDLQIVRSYKIRGAYNKISSLNEKEKISGIVCASAGNHAQGVAYSCNLLKIQGKIYMPKTTPKQKVKQVQLFGKSFVEIVLTGDTFDDAYASATADAIKNHKTFIHPFDDEKVIAGQGTVGLEILESYKEPIDYVFVPIGGGGLASGLSEVFRHLSPHTKIIGVEPKGAPSMKTSIEENQNTALKTIDKFVDGAAVKQVGDKTFEICRYNLEDIILVPEGKVCTTILRLYNEEAMVVEPAGALTIAALDFYKEKIKGKNVVCIVSGSNNDIERTAEIKERSLLYEGLMHYFMIQFPQRPGALKEFVNNILGPDDDITYFQFAKKNSREKGSVVVGLELKNKNDIMPIKLKMTENGFEFQYLNDNQDLFTQLIG; encoded by the coding sequence ATGAATCTATTTAACGAAGTACTTAATGCAAAAAAGCAACTTGAAGATGTAGTTGCAGCAACGCCTCTAACACAAAATTTAAATCTTTCAGACGAATTTGAATCTACTATTTTATTAAAAAGAGAAGATTTACAAATTGTTCGTTCGTATAAAATTAGAGGTGCTTACAACAAGATTTCTTCTTTAAATGAAAAAGAAAAAATAAGCGGAATTGTTTGCGCCAGTGCTGGAAATCATGCTCAAGGCGTTGCCTATTCTTGTAATCTCCTAAAGATTCAAGGGAAAATTTATATGCCGAAAACCACTCCAAAACAAAAGGTAAAACAAGTACAATTGTTTGGAAAATCGTTTGTAGAAATTGTTTTAACAGGAGATACTTTTGATGATGCTTACGCTTCTGCAACCGCAGATGCAATCAAAAATCATAAAACTTTTATTCATCCTTTTGATGATGAAAAAGTAATTGCAGGACAAGGTACAGTTGGTTTAGAAATTTTAGAAAGCTATAAGGAACCAATCGATTATGTTTTTGTACCAATTGGCGGCGGCGGACTAGCTTCGGGACTTTCTGAAGTTTTCAGGCATTTAAGTCCGCATACTAAAATTATTGGAGTTGAGCCAAAAGGTGCGCCTTCAATGAAAACCTCAATTGAAGAAAATCAAAATACAGCTTTAAAAACTATAGACAAATTTGTTGATGGAGCAGCTGTAAAACAAGTTGGAGACAAAACTTTTGAAATCTGTCGTTACAATTTAGAAGATATAATTTTGGTTCCCGAAGGAAAAGTCTGTACGACAATTTTGCGTTTGTATAACGAAGAAGCAATGGTTGTTGAACCTGCGGGAGCTTTAACAATTGCGGCTTTGGATTTTTATAAGGAAAAAATTAAAGGCAAAAATGTAGTTTGCATCGTTAGCGGAAGCAATAATGATATTGAAAGAACTGCTGAAATAAAAGAACGTTCTTTACTTTACGAAGGCTTAATGCATTATTTTATGATTCAGTTTCCGCAACGTCCCGGAGCTTTAAAAGAATTTGTAAATAATATTTTGGGACCAGATGACGACATTACGTATTTTCAGTTTGCTAAGAAAAATAGCCGTGAAAAAGGTTCTGTAGTCGTTGGTTTAGAATTAAAAAACAAAAATGACATTATGCCAATTAAATTGAAAATGACGGAAAATGGTTTTGAATTTCAATATTTGAATGACAATCAGGATTTGTTTACGCAGCTAATTGGATAA
- a CDS encoding RICIN domain-containing protein, giving the protein MHKTTQTPTNRVSKTLQLIVCSSLLFLNSLNAQTVTPWMTTGDQTKLLQQQASVSFGTNSGSNPSTVTVNAGTTYQTMDGFGYTLTEGSCEVISAMAATQQNQLLNDLYNPTTGLNASVVRISIAASDLSSSSYSYNETSGDTNMNNFSLNGPDLTYLIPIIKKIQQINPNIKILATPWSAPRWMKTNGSWIGGSLQTQYYAAYARYFVKYFDAMKAQGINIWAITPQNEPENPHNEPSMLMNSTEQKNFINQQLGPQMAAAGYGNVKIIAFDHNCDNPDYPIDVLNNSSYVDGAAFHLYLGNIANMSTVKTQTGKNIYFTEQYTGAGGSFSGDFGWHMQNVVIGSTTNWSKTVLEWNAANNPSFGPRTPGGCTSCLGAITVNNSTSYTKNVAYYIIGQISKFVKPGAVRIASSSTNGSIASVAFKNPDGSTALLVYNSGGSSNTIKVVSGSSAFNYAIPASSAVTFNWGTSNPIAVTGVSVSPTSATITAGQTQQLSASVSPNNATNTAVNWSSSNTSVATVNSNGLVSAVSAGNAIITVTTVDGAKTATSAITVTAATTGFPGYYNIISRNSNKGLDVADNSTTSGGRIQQYDITNGGGNNQRWKFVSAGSGNYYIIVKSTGMYLAVENNGTANGLKVQQKSFSSSNEFKWTVATLGGGYYKITNVNTGKSLDVENVSTANGANIQVWDYSGGLNQQWQLVQVESSAAKKSLAAQEIPVEEKNSNDMTIFVDKNNNHLKIDTNHEGVADVEIFNVTGQPVLKKIINFIKGNQNAIEISRLPKGVYIVKVNDGQGSYSKKVLKQ; this is encoded by the coding sequence ATGCACAAAACTACTCAAACACCTACCAATCGGGTAAGTAAAACGTTGCAGCTAATAGTTTGCAGTTCGCTTTTATTTTTAAACAGCTTAAATGCTCAGACCGTAACTCCATGGATGACCACTGGAGATCAAACTAAATTATTGCAACAGCAAGCTTCAGTAAGTTTCGGAACTAATTCGGGATCAAATCCTTCTACAGTAACAGTAAATGCAGGAACAACGTATCAAACTATGGACGGTTTTGGTTACACGTTAACCGAAGGAAGTTGCGAAGTAATCAGCGCGATGGCTGCGACGCAACAAAATCAGTTATTAAACGATTTATATAATCCGACAACTGGATTAAATGCGAGTGTTGTCCGTATCAGTATTGCAGCTTCAGATTTAAGCAGTTCTTCCTACAGTTACAACGAAACTTCTGGCGATACAAATATGAACAATTTTAGTTTGAATGGACCAGATTTGACGTATTTAATTCCGATTATAAAGAAGATTCAGCAAATTAATCCGAACATTAAAATTTTGGCAACACCTTGGTCCGCTCCAAGATGGATGAAAACAAACGGTTCTTGGATTGGAGGTTCTTTGCAAACGCAATATTATGCTGCTTATGCGAGATACTTCGTAAAATATTTTGATGCTATGAAAGCACAAGGTATTAATATTTGGGCAATTACACCGCAAAATGAACCAGAAAATCCACATAATGAACCAAGTATGTTAATGAATTCTACCGAACAAAAGAATTTTATCAATCAACAACTTGGACCTCAAATGGCAGCAGCAGGTTATGGAAATGTAAAAATCATTGCTTTTGATCATAATTGCGACAATCCGGATTATCCAATCGATGTTTTAAATAACAGCAGTTATGTCGATGGAGCGGCGTTTCATTTGTATTTAGGAAATATTGCGAATATGTCAACTGTAAAAACTCAAACAGGTAAAAACATTTATTTTACAGAACAATATACTGGCGCGGGCGGAAGTTTTAGCGGAGATTTTGGCTGGCATATGCAAAATGTTGTTATTGGAAGTACAACCAATTGGTCTAAAACAGTTTTGGAGTGGAATGCTGCCAATAACCCTAGTTTTGGTCCGAGAACTCCGGGAGGATGTACAAGTTGTTTAGGAGCAATTACGGTTAATAACAGTACAAGTTATACTAAAAATGTAGCGTATTATATTATTGGTCAGATTTCGAAATTTGTAAAACCTGGAGCGGTAAGAATCGCTTCTTCAAGTACAAATGGTAGCATTGCTTCGGTTGCATTTAAAAATCCTGATGGATCAACTGCGCTTCTTGTTTATAACTCTGGTGGATCTTCAAATACTATAAAAGTGGTTTCAGGTTCATCAGCTTTTAATTATGCAATTCCCGCGTCATCTGCGGTTACATTCAATTGGGGCACGTCGAATCCAATTGCGGTTACAGGAGTAAGTGTAAGTCCGACTTCTGCAACAATTACGGCTGGACAAACACAACAATTATCAGCTTCGGTTTCTCCAAATAATGCAACAAATACTGCTGTAAATTGGAGTTCAAGCAATACTTCAGTTGCAACCGTAAATTCAAACGGACTAGTTTCTGCCGTTTCTGCAGGAAATGCTATCATTACCGTAACAACGGTTGATGGAGCTAAAACAGCAACAAGCGCAATAACAGTAACAGCTGCCACAACTGGTTTTCCAGGATATTATAATATTATTTCAAGAAATAGCAATAAAGGTTTAGATGTTGCCGATAATTCTACAACGAGCGGAGGACGTATTCAGCAATATGATATAACAAATGGAGGAGGAAATAACCAGCGTTGGAAATTTGTTTCGGCAGGAAGCGGTAATTATTACATTATTGTAAAATCGACTGGAATGTATTTGGCTGTTGAAAATAATGGAACGGCAAATGGACTAAAAGTACAGCAAAAATCATTTTCAAGTTCTAATGAATTTAAATGGACAGTAGCTACTCTTGGCGGAGGATATTATAAAATTACGAATGTAAATACAGGCAAATCTCTAGATGTTGAAAACGTTTCTACAGCAAATGGAGCAAATATTCAAGTTTGGGATTATTCTGGAGGATTAAATCAGCAATGGCAACTTGTTCAGGTTGAATCTTCAGCGGCAAAAAAATCTTTGGCTGCTCAAGAAATTCCAGTCGAAGAGAAGAACTCAAATGATATGACGATTTTTGTTGATAAAAACAATAATCATTTAAAAATCGATACTAATCACGAAGGAGTTGCTGACGTTGAAATATTCAATGTAACAGGACAACCAGTTTTGAAAAAGATTATAAATTTTATAAAAGGAAATCAAAACGCGATTGAGATTTCAAGACTTCCAAAAGGAGTTTATATTGTAAAAGTAAACGATGGTCAAGGATCTTATTCTAAAAAAGTATTAAAGCAATAA
- a CDS encoding group III truncated hemoglobin: MTALKDISTIEDIKQMVDSFYGNVRKDDLIGPIFNDKLQDRWEPHLQKMYNFWQTILFDVRAYSGTPFPPHKQLPVDKTHFDRWISIFNSTIDSQFAGPITEEAKMRATNMAFMFSHKIEYFRNAEKQ; this comes from the coding sequence ATGACAGCTCTTAAAGATATTTCCACAATAGAAGACATTAAGCAAATGGTTGACAGCTTTTATGGCAATGTTAGAAAAGACGATTTAATCGGTCCTATTTTTAATGACAAACTGCAAGATCGCTGGGAACCGCATTTGCAAAAAATGTATAATTTTTGGCAAACCATTTTATTCGATGTCCGAGCTTATTCAGGAACACCATTTCCACCGCACAAGCAACTACCAGTAGATAAAACACATTTTGACCGATGGATTTCCATTTTTAATTCAACAATTGATTCGCAGTTTGCGGGCCCAATTACAGAAGAAGCTAAAATGCGTGCTACAAATATGGCTTTTATGTTTAGTCATAAAATTGAATATTTTAGAAATGCTGAAAAACAGTAG
- a CDS encoding aromatic amino acid hydroxylase — protein MNPNIETNPLLDRLPKHLQQFIKPQDYSDYTPINQAVWRYVMRKNVDYLSKVAHNSYLEGLRKTGIEVDSIPSMYGMNRILSEIGWAAVAVDGFIPPNAFMEFQAYNVLVIASDIRQLEHIEYTPAPDIIHEGAGHAPIIANPEYAEYLRRFGEIGCKAISSHKDYQMYEAIRLLSILKEAEDTPQEKIGEAEKAVADLQNDMGELSEMAQIRNLHWWTVEYGLIGTVENPKIYGAGLLSSIGESAHCMTDNVKKIPYDISAANQNFDITQLQPQLYVTPTFSHLSLILEEFANKMALRTGGLSGIKKLIQSNALGTIELSTGLQISGVFTNVIEEEGKPVYIQTTGKTALSNREKELVGHGTLTHPHGFGSPIGKLKGFNLAIEDMSPMDLQAYSIVEGEKIKLEFEGNIIVEGEIITGSRNLHGEIILISFKNCTVTHGETVLFEPEWGNYDMAIGKKVISAFSGPADVNSFDLINIVPSTKTIKAKHTDERDELEILYASVRNIRNNKEDKIELQSVFEKLKINHSNDWLLSIEIAELLKDSDQKQLLQEVLVHLDQLKTKRPEIAHLISGGLDLIFDNLPQRH, from the coding sequence ATGAATCCAAATATTGAAACTAATCCGCTTTTAGATCGATTGCCTAAACATTTACAGCAATTTATTAAACCTCAAGATTATAGCGATTACACTCCTATCAATCAAGCGGTTTGGCGATATGTTATGCGCAAGAATGTCGATTATCTTTCTAAAGTGGCGCATAATTCTTATTTGGAAGGTTTACGAAAAACGGGAATCGAGGTGGATTCTATTCCGAGTATGTACGGCATGAACCGAATTCTTAGCGAAATTGGCTGGGCAGCGGTTGCTGTTGACGGATTTATTCCACCAAATGCTTTTATGGAATTTCAGGCTTATAATGTTTTGGTTATTGCTTCAGATATTCGTCAATTAGAACATATTGAATACACTCCCGCTCCAGACATCATTCACGAAGGTGCTGGCCACGCGCCTATTATTGCCAATCCTGAATATGCAGAATATTTAAGACGTTTTGGCGAAATTGGCTGTAAAGCGATTTCTTCTCATAAAGATTATCAAATGTATGAAGCGATTCGTTTACTTTCTATTTTAAAAGAAGCCGAAGACACTCCACAAGAAAAAATTGGCGAAGCTGAAAAAGCCGTTGCCGATTTACAAAATGATATGGGCGAATTATCTGAAATGGCTCAAATTCGAAATTTACATTGGTGGACAGTTGAATACGGTTTGATTGGAACTGTTGAAAATCCAAAAATTTATGGCGCTGGATTGCTTTCTTCAATTGGAGAAAGTGCACATTGTATGACCGATAACGTGAAGAAAATTCCTTATGACATTTCGGCTGCCAATCAGAATTTTGATATTACACAGTTGCAACCTCAACTTTATGTAACGCCTACTTTTTCTCATTTAAGTCTGATTTTGGAAGAGTTTGCTAATAAAATGGCTTTGAGAACTGGAGGACTTTCTGGAATTAAAAAACTAATTCAATCGAATGCTTTAGGAACTATTGAATTGAGTACAGGCTTACAAATTTCTGGAGTTTTTACAAATGTTATTGAAGAAGAAGGAAAACCTGTTTACATTCAAACTACTGGAAAAACGGCGCTTTCTAATCGCGAAAAAGAATTAGTAGGTCACGGAACTTTAACTCACCCGCACGGATTTGGAAGTCCGATTGGGAAATTGAAAGGATTTAATCTCGCGATTGAAGACATGAGTCCGATGGATTTACAGGCTTACAGTATTGTAGAAGGCGAAAAGATAAAACTTGAATTTGAAGGCAATATTATTGTTGAAGGCGAAATCATTACAGGATCGAGAAATCTTCACGGAGAAATTATTTTAATCAGTTTTAAAAATTGCACCGTAACTCACGGAGAAACTGTTTTGTTTGAGCCTGAATGGGGTAATTATGACATGGCAATTGGTAAAAAAGTAATTTCTGCTTTCTCTGGTCCAGCCGATGTAAATAGTTTTGACTTAATTAATATTGTTCCTTCAACAAAAACAATTAAAGCTAAACATACTGACGAGCGCGATGAATTGGAGATTTTATATGCATCGGTTCGAAATATTAGAAACAATAAAGAAGATAAAATCGAGCTTCAATCTGTTTTTGAAAAACTGAAAATCAATCATTCTAATGATTGGCTTTTAAGTATTGAAATTGCTGAACTTTTAAAAGATTCTGATCAAAAACAGCTTTTGCAGGAAGTATTAGTTCATTTAGATCAATTGAAAACAAAACGTCCTGAAATTGCGCATTTAATTTCTGGCGGTTTGGATTTGATTTTTGATAATTTGCCACAAAGGCACTAA
- a CDS encoding DUF4230 domain-containing protein, with amino-acid sequence MQNLIKRIIGVGVIVLLIVLAFKYCQFKKEDDSDIEYNTNLIQQQILNVGKLVVTEGHFSEVITYKNQQKYLMDMVSFEKKALIVVNADVTVAYDLHQMKYDIDEKNKTITILNIPKEEITINPDIKFYDVEQSKLNPFTGDDYNKINKSVKANLAKKIEKSTLKTNAQNRLISELSKILILTNSMGWKLQYNGKTIESETELTQDLKL; translated from the coding sequence ATGCAAAACTTGATCAAAAGAATTATTGGAGTTGGTGTAATCGTTTTATTAATTGTTTTGGCTTTTAAATATTGCCAGTTCAAAAAAGAAGACGATTCAGATATTGAATATAACACCAATTTAATTCAGCAGCAGATTCTTAATGTTGGGAAATTGGTTGTCACCGAAGGTCATTTTTCTGAGGTTATTACCTATAAAAATCAGCAGAAATATTTAATGGATATGGTTTCTTTCGAAAAGAAAGCATTAATCGTCGTTAATGCTGACGTTACAGTGGCTTATGATTTGCATCAGATGAAATATGATATTGATGAAAAAAATAAAACGATTACGATTTTAAATATTCCAAAAGAAGAAATCACAATAAATCCTGATATTAAGTTTTATGATGTAGAACAAAGCAAACTGAATCCGTTTACTGGAGACGATTATAATAAAATCAATAAATCGGTTAAAGCCAATCTGGCTAAAAAAATCGAAAAATCTACTCTTAAAACAAATGCCCAAAATAGACTAATTAGCGAATTGTCTAAGATTTTAATACTGACCAATTCAATGGGCTGGAAACTTCAATACAACGGAAAAACTATTGAATCTGAAACAGAGTTGACTCAGGATTTGAAGTTGTAA